In Xiphophorus couchianus chromosome 24, X_couchianus-1.0, whole genome shotgun sequence, a single genomic region encodes these proteins:
- the LOC114140737 gene encoding microtubule-associated protein 2 isoform X10: MADGRQPEDQWAANSQENGENGYSSYGYRENGYHAAAAAPPPVTVDDSANLPPSPPPSPSAEQTGPLGQEEKVEVVSQRPPVEEVAYEQPGDLHVKQTDCLRESQALGYQRTQTPEAVNGGDHHGEQSPTQTAQPAESKTSSESEVQEGECPVTSEEELASSKHPTTSEKDLSEGSSTKQTDKDRGDNTEESPEDCKPLESKGKDHKDVSLTEDAASLETENNAGVMLPKKSQAPLNESTEKTEGGEATSQGNGDSSIQKETVQLKEESNKDSKTYFETTSKSQEEGLSQGYYELSLTSEKGLSVDYDRALGQFEGQEKKNVRISPDKALLEQRRLSLNIPSGSSTETTVKVDKSRRFSESLSPVSGSFEGTEVPPLTPFVEMHTSPLQPVVSIIPTPTPSDSIQTMEDASAEGHCSSSDKSESLSDMLDLAGVPLRPSIQIRDHMRRKSMPASALLGNAFDKLSLSEQILIEVAGENQQEELGYCVFSEYSAPMPSPADVPNPGDSQHQHFPSLGSEEEEISKVVEIEDGQTQVQQKDQKEITQVSQKHVLEKKDPPVKTSLILEKAVTSGLKPDRLLIPMTASKDRLTELRLETGLPGDIKIQAIPEVDVEKDPSREASPIPPDNSFTFTPAETGSRFPLSPISPKSEGTLVTQGGEPQGKDDMPNKSSESKSVDEDLEANKAMTNTEIVDQQEKAEGADRTTTASLEPLQDHLEEKPLSSGEIETQTPSDVSQHLSIEKAGGEKTPQIKLPELMLTKDSSRPQVLSPIIVIPQAQVDEEVEEEDDIEIAEEPQEIMEEPEEILRSKSNIAAESIPDIPEVEEQKDQMRLMVCDKMLDDDPKSGAEEWSHSALNSDEGEPATDSSHLSPCSDHDLLQQSEEGDEEGKKEEDLQVDKMEWTKEENGGVKKDETYQEEVEGVDCDATGDEKEKKVLIEEDGTEEKDLEIGEEASLATNDETTMNVSILDTDSSWMDPQDDDKSIMTEQIVALPQTQSSTAASTMVDCPAKQLPGKGRGRLGTAECRVTRKAPTYHPPREEIRKKKVGVRRADQSKVSALQSRSPSRKSGAKVAARHPRPAPLHGSAKRKATGMAQHQPLSVAQPSRERPTERTYRSPEKRSSLPRPAKSLTRHIPAAEQEDSTPSRPTSIRTDSRGDGRSGRAPSMAGTDSARSRSVRSGASTPGSAVTPGTPPNYSCRTPGSRTPGSHTPKSFSVLQEKKVAVIRTPPKSPSSVQRQLKVINQPLPDLKNVKSKVGSTANLKHQPKGGQVQILSEKLDFAHVQSKCGSKDNLKHTPKGGHVMIPSVKLDFSHIQSKCGSLDKVHHAAGGGNVQIQTKKIDLSHITAKCGSMSNIHHRPGGGHIRIENVKLDFKDKAHAKVGSLDNASHMPGGGNVMIESHKLSFRETAKARVDHGAEIIITQSPGVETGGTSPRLSSAGSINMMESPQLSTLAQDVTAALAKQGL, encoded by the exons ATGGCAGACGGCAGGCAGCCAGAAGACCAATGGGCCGCCAACAGCCAGGAGAACGGAGAGAACGGCTACTCATCCTACGGCTACCGGGAGAACGGCTACCATGCTGCGGCGGCCGCTCCGCCTCCAGTAACAG TGGACGACTCGGCCAACCTGcctccctcccctcccccaTCTCCATCCGCTGAGCAGACTGGGCCCCTGGGACAAG AGGAGAAAGTAGAGGTTGTCAGTCAGCGGCCTCCAGTGGAGGAAGTGGCATATGAGCAACCAGGAGACTTGCACGTAAAGCAGACAGATTGTTTAAGGGAGTCCCAGGCTTTGGGTTACCAGAGAACCCAAACACCTGAGGCCGTCAATGGAGGAGATCACCACGGTGAACAGAGCCCGACACAGACAG CCCAGCCAGCGGAGAGCAAAACATCTAGTGAGTCTGAGGTGCAAGAAGGCGAATGTCCTGTAACGTCTGAAGAAGAACTTGCTTCGAGTAAACATCCCACTACTTCAGAGAAAGATCTCTCGGAGGGGTCCTCAACCAAACAGACTGATAAAGACAGAGGAGATAACACAGAAGAATCCCCTGAAGACTGCAAGCCTTTGGAGTCTAAAGGCAAGGACCATAAAGATGTTTCGCTGACAGAAGATGCGGCAAGTCTcgaaacagaaaataatgccGGAGTTATGTTACCCAAGAAATCACAAGCTCCTTTGAATGAAAGTACTGAGAAAACTGAGGGAGGAGAAGCAACAAGTCAGGGCAACGGGGACAGTAGCATTCAGAAAGAAACAGTCCAGTTAAAAGAAGAATCAAATAAAGATTCAAAGACTTACTTTGAGACTACATCAAAAAGTCAAGAAGAGGGATTGTCACAAGGCTATTATGAACTCAGTTTAACCTCAGAGAAAGGGTTAAGTGTAGATTATGACAGAGCTCTGGGTCAATTTGAAggacaagagaagaaaaatgtgagaatATCACCTGATAAAGCACTGTTAGAGCAACGCAGACTGTCCTTGAACATTCCTAGTGGGTCTTCGACAGAAACGACTGTAAAAGTAGACAAGTCGAGGAGATTCTCTGAAAGTTTGTCTCCAGTCAGCGGAAGTTTTGAGGGGACAGAAGTTCCTCCATTAACCCCATTTGTTGAGATGCATACTTCACCACTTCAGCCTGTAGTCTCCATTATTCCAACACCGACACCATCTGATAGCATCCAGACAATGGAAGACGCTTCTGCTGAGGGGCATTGTTCTAGCTCTGACAAATCAGAAAGCCTTTCTGATATGTTGGACTTGGCTGGGGTCCCACTTCGTCCGTCAATACAGATAAGGGACCACATGAGACGAAAATCAATGCCAGCCAGTGCACTCCTCGGTAATGCCTTTGACAAGCTGAGTCTATCGGAACAAATTTTGATAGAGGTGGCAGGGGAGAATCAACAGGAAGAGCTTGGCTACTGCGTGTTCAGTGAATACTCGGCACCCATGCCTTCTCCAGCCGATGTACCAAATCCTGGAGATTCTCAACACCAGCACTTCCCTTCTTTGGgttctgaagaagaagagattTCTAAAGTAGTGGAAATTGAAGATGGCCAAACTCAAGTGCAACAAAAAGATCAGAAAGAAATTACCCAGGTTTCTCAAAAACATGTGTTGGAAAAGAAAGATCCACCAGTAAAGACCTCCTTGATTCTGGAGAAAGCTGTGACTAGTGGATTAAAACCAGATCGCTTACTAATCCCAATGACGGCTTCGAAAGACCGTCTTACTGAACTTCGTCTGGAGACTGGTCTACCTGGGGACATAAAGATCCAGGCCATCCCTGAGGTGGATGTCGAAAAAGACCCCTCTAGAGAGGCCTCACCCATCCCACCCGACAACTCCTTTACTTTCACTCCTGCAGAAACCGGAAGTAGATTTCCCCTGAGTCCCATCAGCCCCAAGTCTGAAGGAACCCTAGTAACTCAAGGCGGTGAGCCACAGGGGAAAGATGATATGCCTAACAAATCTTCAGAATCCAAGAGTGTTGATGAAGACCTGGAGGCAAACAAAGCGATGACAAACACTGAGATTGTAGATCAACAAGAAAAAGCTGAGGGAGCAGACAGAACCACGACAGCATCATTGGAGCCTTTACAAGATCATTTGGAAGAAAAACCTTTAAGCTCAGGAGaaatagaaacacaaacaccTTCAGATGTTTCTCAGCATTTAAGCATTGAAAAGGCAGGAGGTGAAAAGACTCCCCAAATCAAATTACCAGAGTTAATGCTAACAAAAGACTCATCAAGGCCACAAGTATTATCTCCAATCATTGTAATACCTCAAGCACAAGTAGATGAAGAGGTCGAAGAGGAGGATGACATTGAGATTGCGGAAGAGCCTCAAGAGATTATGGAAGAACCTGAAGAGATTTTGCGCTCCAAGAGTAATATAGCAGCAGAAAGTATACCTGATATACCTGAAGTGGAGGAGCAGAAGGACCAAATGAGACTGATGGTTTGTGATAAGATGCTGGACGATGATCCCAAGTCAGGAGCTGAAGAATGGAGCCATAGTGCCCTAAACAGCGACGAAGGAGAGCCTGCTACAGATAGTTCACACTTGTCCCCATGTTCTGACCATGACCTATTACAGCAGTCTGAGGAAGGTGatgaggagggaaaaaaggaagaggacCTGCAGGTAGATAAGATGGAATGGACAAAAGAAGAGAATGGAGGGGTAAAGAAAGATGAAACTTATCAAGAGGAAGTGGAAGGAGTTGATTGTGATGCAACTGGGgatgaaaaagagaagaaggtCCTGATTGAAGAGGATGGAACCGAAGAGAAAGACCTAGAGATTGGTGAAGAAGCAAGTCTGGCAACTAACGATGAAACCACAATGAACGTGTCCATCCTGGATACAGACAGTAGCTGGATGGACCCTCAAG ATGATGACAAAAGTATCATGACTGAGCAAATCGTAGCCCTTCCTCAGACACAGAGTTCTACTGCTGCATCTACGATGGTGGACTGCCCTGCTAAACAGTTACCCGGCAAAGGAAGGGGCCGCCTTGGCACTGCTGAATGCAGAGTGACACGCAAAGCACCGACCTACCATCCACCAAGAGAGgagataagaaagaaaaaag TAGGCGTGAGGAGGGCTGACCAGAGTAAGGTGTCAGCCCTCCAAAGTCGCTCTCCATCTCGAAAGAGTGGAGCCAAAGTGGCGGCCAGACATCCTAGGCCTGCTCCGCTTCACGGCTCTGCTAAGCGCAAGGCCACAG GTATGGCACAACACCAGCCACTCAGTGTGGCCCAGCCGTCCAGGGAGAGGCCCACT GAGAGAACATACCGCAGCCCGGAGAAGAGGTCATCCCTTCCTAGGCCGGCCAAGTCTCTGACTCGCCATATTCCTGCTGCTGAGCAAGAGGACAGCACCCCCTCCAGGCCAACCT CGATCCGAACCGACTCCAGAGGAGACGGCAGGTCTGGAAGAGCCCCTAGTATGGCAG GCACAGACTCAGCCCGGTCTCGGTCGGTCCGCAGTGGCGCCTCCACCCCAGGGTCTGCCGTGACACCCGGCACACCGCCCAACTACTCCTGCCGCACCCCGGGGTCGCGCACCCCCGGCAGCCACACGCCCAAGTCCTTCAGCGTCCTCCAGGAGAAGAAGGTGGCAGTGATCCGGACCCCTCCCAAGTCCCCTTCGTCAGTCCAACGACAGCTGAAGGTCATCAACCAGCCACTCCCTGACCTGAAGAATGTAAAGTCCAAGGTCGGGTCCACAGCCAACCTCAAACACCAGCCGAAAGGAGGACAG gttcaGATTTTAAGTGAGAAGCTGGACTTCGCTCATGTTCAGTCAAAGTGCGGCTCCAAGGATAATCTGAAGCACACGCCCAAAGGAGGCCAT GTCATGATTCCAAGCGTTAAGCTGGACTTTAGCCACATTCAGTCTAAATGTGGCTCCCTGGATAAGGTCCACCACGCGGCCGGCGGGGGAAAC GTTCAAATCCAGACCAAGAAGATCGACTTGAGCCACATCACCGCCAAATGTGGCTCCATGTCCAACATTCATCATAGACCTG GGGGAGGACACATTCGTATCGAGAACGTGAAGCTGGATTTCAAAGATAAGGCTCACGCCAAGGTCGGCTCCCTGGACAATGCCAGCCACATGCCTGGAGGAGGGAATGTCATG ATCGAGAGCCACAAGCTGAGCTTCCGGGAAACGGCCAAAGCTCGCGTGGACCACGGCGCCGAAATCATCATCACCCAGTCCCCCGGCGTGGAGACGGGGGGCACGTCTCCACGCCTGTCGTCCGCCGGCAGCATCAACATGATGGAGTCGCCCCAGCTGTCCACGCTGGCGCAGGACGTCACGGCCGCGCTGGCCAAGCAGGGCTTATGA
- the LOC114140737 gene encoding microtubule-associated protein 2 isoform X3 — translation MADGRQPEDQWAANSQENGENGYSSYGYRENGYHAAAAAPPPVTVDDSANLPPSPPPSPSAEQTGPLGQEEKVEVVSQRPPVEEVAYEQPGDLHVKQTDCLRESQALGYQRTQTPEAVNGGDHHGEQSPTQTAQPAESKTSSESEVQEGECPVTSEEELASSKHPTTSEKDLSEGSSTKQTDKDRGDNTEESPEDCKPLESKGKDHKDVSLTEDAASLETENNAGVMLPKKSQAPLNESTEKTEGGEATSQGNGDSSIQKETVQLKEESNKDSKTYFETTSKSQEEGLSQGYYELSLTSEKGLSVDYDRALGQFEGQEKKNVRISPDKALLEQRRLSLNIPSGSSTETTVKVDKSRRFSESLSPVSGSFEGTEVPPLTPFVEMHTSPLQPVVSIIPTPTPSDSIQTMEDASAEGHCSSSDKSESLSDMLDLAGVPLRPSIQIRDHMRRKSMPASALLGNAFDKLSLSEQILIEVAGENQQEELGYCVFSEYSAPMPSPADVPNPGDSQHQHFPSLGSEEEEISKVVEIEDGQTQVQQKDQKEITQVSQKHVLEKKDPPVKTSLILEKAVTSGLKPDRLLIPMTASKDRLTELRLETGLPGDIKIQAIPEVDVEKDPSREASPIPPDNSFTFTPAETGSRFPLSPISPKSEGTLVTQGGEPQGKDDMPNKSSESKSVDEDLEANKAMTNTEIVDQQEKAEGADRTTTASLEPLQDHLEEKPLSSGEIETQTPSDVSQHLSIEKAGGEKTPQIKLPELMLTKDSSRPQVLSPIIVIPQAQVDEEVEEEDDIEIAEEPQEIMEEPEEILRSKSNIAAESIPDIPEVEEQKDQMRLMVCDKMLDDDPKSGAEEWSHSALNSDEGEPATDSSHLSPCSDHDLLQQSEEGDEEGKKEEDLQVDKMEWTKEENGGVKKDETYQEEVEGVDCDATGDEKEKKVLIEEDGTEEKDLEIGEEASLATNDETTMNVSILDTDSSWMDPQDDDKSIMTEQIVALPQTQSSTAASTMVDCPAKQLPGKGRGRLGTAECRVTRKAPTYHPPREEIRKKKVGVRRADQSKVSALQSRSPSRKSGAKVAARHPRPAPLHGSAKRKATGMAQHQPLSVAQPSRERPTSRQRKSSPTRAVLLKMAVQRGGGCPRPASACSLKRSPLVEAVICEARPSSACSRPPPPPNKWERTYRSPEKRSSLPRPAKSLTRHIPAAEQEDSTPSRPTSIRTDSRGDGRSGRAPSMAGTDSARSRSVRSGASTPGSAVTPGTPPNYSCRTPGSRTPGSHTPKSFSVLQEKKVAVIRTPPKSPSSVQRQLKVINQPLPDLKNVKSKVGSTANLKHQPKGGQVQILSEKLDFAHVQSKCGSKDNLKHTPKGGHVMIPSVKLDFSHIQSKCGSLDKVHHAAGGGNVQIQTKKIDLSHITAKCGSMSNIHHRPGGGHIRIENVKLDFKDKAHAKVGSLDNASHMPGGGNVMIESHKLSFRETAKARVDHGAEIIITQSPGVETGGTSPRLSSAGSINMMESPQLSTLAQDVTAALAKQGL, via the exons ATGGCAGACGGCAGGCAGCCAGAAGACCAATGGGCCGCCAACAGCCAGGAGAACGGAGAGAACGGCTACTCATCCTACGGCTACCGGGAGAACGGCTACCATGCTGCGGCGGCCGCTCCGCCTCCAGTAACAG TGGACGACTCGGCCAACCTGcctccctcccctcccccaTCTCCATCCGCTGAGCAGACTGGGCCCCTGGGACAAG AGGAGAAAGTAGAGGTTGTCAGTCAGCGGCCTCCAGTGGAGGAAGTGGCATATGAGCAACCAGGAGACTTGCACGTAAAGCAGACAGATTGTTTAAGGGAGTCCCAGGCTTTGGGTTACCAGAGAACCCAAACACCTGAGGCCGTCAATGGAGGAGATCACCACGGTGAACAGAGCCCGACACAGACAG CCCAGCCAGCGGAGAGCAAAACATCTAGTGAGTCTGAGGTGCAAGAAGGCGAATGTCCTGTAACGTCTGAAGAAGAACTTGCTTCGAGTAAACATCCCACTACTTCAGAGAAAGATCTCTCGGAGGGGTCCTCAACCAAACAGACTGATAAAGACAGAGGAGATAACACAGAAGAATCCCCTGAAGACTGCAAGCCTTTGGAGTCTAAAGGCAAGGACCATAAAGATGTTTCGCTGACAGAAGATGCGGCAAGTCTcgaaacagaaaataatgccGGAGTTATGTTACCCAAGAAATCACAAGCTCCTTTGAATGAAAGTACTGAGAAAACTGAGGGAGGAGAAGCAACAAGTCAGGGCAACGGGGACAGTAGCATTCAGAAAGAAACAGTCCAGTTAAAAGAAGAATCAAATAAAGATTCAAAGACTTACTTTGAGACTACATCAAAAAGTCAAGAAGAGGGATTGTCACAAGGCTATTATGAACTCAGTTTAACCTCAGAGAAAGGGTTAAGTGTAGATTATGACAGAGCTCTGGGTCAATTTGAAggacaagagaagaaaaatgtgagaatATCACCTGATAAAGCACTGTTAGAGCAACGCAGACTGTCCTTGAACATTCCTAGTGGGTCTTCGACAGAAACGACTGTAAAAGTAGACAAGTCGAGGAGATTCTCTGAAAGTTTGTCTCCAGTCAGCGGAAGTTTTGAGGGGACAGAAGTTCCTCCATTAACCCCATTTGTTGAGATGCATACTTCACCACTTCAGCCTGTAGTCTCCATTATTCCAACACCGACACCATCTGATAGCATCCAGACAATGGAAGACGCTTCTGCTGAGGGGCATTGTTCTAGCTCTGACAAATCAGAAAGCCTTTCTGATATGTTGGACTTGGCTGGGGTCCCACTTCGTCCGTCAATACAGATAAGGGACCACATGAGACGAAAATCAATGCCAGCCAGTGCACTCCTCGGTAATGCCTTTGACAAGCTGAGTCTATCGGAACAAATTTTGATAGAGGTGGCAGGGGAGAATCAACAGGAAGAGCTTGGCTACTGCGTGTTCAGTGAATACTCGGCACCCATGCCTTCTCCAGCCGATGTACCAAATCCTGGAGATTCTCAACACCAGCACTTCCCTTCTTTGGgttctgaagaagaagagattTCTAAAGTAGTGGAAATTGAAGATGGCCAAACTCAAGTGCAACAAAAAGATCAGAAAGAAATTACCCAGGTTTCTCAAAAACATGTGTTGGAAAAGAAAGATCCACCAGTAAAGACCTCCTTGATTCTGGAGAAAGCTGTGACTAGTGGATTAAAACCAGATCGCTTACTAATCCCAATGACGGCTTCGAAAGACCGTCTTACTGAACTTCGTCTGGAGACTGGTCTACCTGGGGACATAAAGATCCAGGCCATCCCTGAGGTGGATGTCGAAAAAGACCCCTCTAGAGAGGCCTCACCCATCCCACCCGACAACTCCTTTACTTTCACTCCTGCAGAAACCGGAAGTAGATTTCCCCTGAGTCCCATCAGCCCCAAGTCTGAAGGAACCCTAGTAACTCAAGGCGGTGAGCCACAGGGGAAAGATGATATGCCTAACAAATCTTCAGAATCCAAGAGTGTTGATGAAGACCTGGAGGCAAACAAAGCGATGACAAACACTGAGATTGTAGATCAACAAGAAAAAGCTGAGGGAGCAGACAGAACCACGACAGCATCATTGGAGCCTTTACAAGATCATTTGGAAGAAAAACCTTTAAGCTCAGGAGaaatagaaacacaaacaccTTCAGATGTTTCTCAGCATTTAAGCATTGAAAAGGCAGGAGGTGAAAAGACTCCCCAAATCAAATTACCAGAGTTAATGCTAACAAAAGACTCATCAAGGCCACAAGTATTATCTCCAATCATTGTAATACCTCAAGCACAAGTAGATGAAGAGGTCGAAGAGGAGGATGACATTGAGATTGCGGAAGAGCCTCAAGAGATTATGGAAGAACCTGAAGAGATTTTGCGCTCCAAGAGTAATATAGCAGCAGAAAGTATACCTGATATACCTGAAGTGGAGGAGCAGAAGGACCAAATGAGACTGATGGTTTGTGATAAGATGCTGGACGATGATCCCAAGTCAGGAGCTGAAGAATGGAGCCATAGTGCCCTAAACAGCGACGAAGGAGAGCCTGCTACAGATAGTTCACACTTGTCCCCATGTTCTGACCATGACCTATTACAGCAGTCTGAGGAAGGTGatgaggagggaaaaaaggaagaggacCTGCAGGTAGATAAGATGGAATGGACAAAAGAAGAGAATGGAGGGGTAAAGAAAGATGAAACTTATCAAGAGGAAGTGGAAGGAGTTGATTGTGATGCAACTGGGgatgaaaaagagaagaaggtCCTGATTGAAGAGGATGGAACCGAAGAGAAAGACCTAGAGATTGGTGAAGAAGCAAGTCTGGCAACTAACGATGAAACCACAATGAACGTGTCCATCCTGGATACAGACAGTAGCTGGATGGACCCTCAAG ATGATGACAAAAGTATCATGACTGAGCAAATCGTAGCCCTTCCTCAGACACAGAGTTCTACTGCTGCATCTACGATGGTGGACTGCCCTGCTAAACAGTTACCCGGCAAAGGAAGGGGCCGCCTTGGCACTGCTGAATGCAGAGTGACACGCAAAGCACCGACCTACCATCCACCAAGAGAGgagataagaaagaaaaaag TAGGCGTGAGGAGGGCTGACCAGAGTAAGGTGTCAGCCCTCCAAAGTCGCTCTCCATCTCGAAAGAGTGGAGCCAAAGTGGCGGCCAGACATCCTAGGCCTGCTCCGCTTCACGGCTCTGCTAAGCGCAAGGCCACAG GTATGGCACAACACCAGCCACTCAGTGTGGCCCAGCCGTCCAGGGAGAGGCCCACT TCGCGACAGAGAAAATCT AGCCCCACGAGGGCCGTTCTGTTAAAGATGGCAGTGCAGCGTGGCGGGGGTTGCCCCCGGCCGGCCTCTGCCTGCAGCCTTAAACGGAGCCCCCTGGTGGAGGCGGTGATATGCGAGGCTCGGCCCTCCTCTGCCTGCTCCCGCCCTCCCCCTCCACCAAACAAATGG GAGAGAACATACCGCAGCCCGGAGAAGAGGTCATCCCTTCCTAGGCCGGCCAAGTCTCTGACTCGCCATATTCCTGCTGCTGAGCAAGAGGACAGCACCCCCTCCAGGCCAACCT CGATCCGAACCGACTCCAGAGGAGACGGCAGGTCTGGAAGAGCCCCTAGTATGGCAG GCACAGACTCAGCCCGGTCTCGGTCGGTCCGCAGTGGCGCCTCCACCCCAGGGTCTGCCGTGACACCCGGCACACCGCCCAACTACTCCTGCCGCACCCCGGGGTCGCGCACCCCCGGCAGCCACACGCCCAAGTCCTTCAGCGTCCTCCAGGAGAAGAAGGTGGCAGTGATCCGGACCCCTCCCAAGTCCCCTTCGTCAGTCCAACGACAGCTGAAGGTCATCAACCAGCCACTCCCTGACCTGAAGAATGTAAAGTCCAAGGTCGGGTCCACAGCCAACCTCAAACACCAGCCGAAAGGAGGACAG gttcaGATTTTAAGTGAGAAGCTGGACTTCGCTCATGTTCAGTCAAAGTGCGGCTCCAAGGATAATCTGAAGCACACGCCCAAAGGAGGCCAT GTCATGATTCCAAGCGTTAAGCTGGACTTTAGCCACATTCAGTCTAAATGTGGCTCCCTGGATAAGGTCCACCACGCGGCCGGCGGGGGAAAC GTTCAAATCCAGACCAAGAAGATCGACTTGAGCCACATCACCGCCAAATGTGGCTCCATGTCCAACATTCATCATAGACCTG GGGGAGGACACATTCGTATCGAGAACGTGAAGCTGGATTTCAAAGATAAGGCTCACGCCAAGGTCGGCTCCCTGGACAATGCCAGCCACATGCCTGGAGGAGGGAATGTCATG ATCGAGAGCCACAAGCTGAGCTTCCGGGAAACGGCCAAAGCTCGCGTGGACCACGGCGCCGAAATCATCATCACCCAGTCCCCCGGCGTGGAGACGGGGGGCACGTCTCCACGCCTGTCGTCCGCCGGCAGCATCAACATGATGGAGTCGCCCCAGCTGTCCACGCTGGCGCAGGACGTCACGGCCGCGCTGGCCAAGCAGGGCTTATGA